TGGAAATCATGGTAGGCTGTTTTGGCCTTCTCTTCAACACGGCTGACGAATGTCTGCACGTCCTGCTGGAATTGCTCAAACTTCTGAGACAAGGGGGACTCCGTCTCCGTCTCCGCAGGGTCTTGAAGACGGCCAAGAAAACACAGGGGCAGATATTGAGAATGGGGTCTCGGGGCCTGGGAGTTCCAGACATTCACCGCATCTGACGGGTGAGTGTTCATTTGCCCCCTTTTTCAGCACACCAACCCACAcgcggtggtggggaggcactgtcTCCTTCCACGAGCCCCATTTCCTCACCTCTTATCAAGCTCACCCCACCTGGCTTGAAAGTTCAAGCAAAGCAGGTGAGACTGAGGATTTGACCAGTCATTTCTAAATTCGCCTTTGCAACGAGAAATATGAAGGGGCAGAGAATTGCAGGTTGAACTTTCCCCCcgtcagtggtgttcctgggggtccccgcgccCGGGCCAACCCCAGGATTCCCCCAGGGGCCCCCATAATGCCCTgcaacaatcctatgcagaagACATTGCAGGGAAAAGCTACTGGCTGGTGGTTGACGGTTGTTGAGAGATGCTCAACtatcactggttggcaaccttcagtctcaaaagactatggtataagcctatagcaccaggtattcccaggttgtctcccatccaagtactaaccaggcctgaccctgcttagcttctgagatcagacaagatctgatacAGCTATGTGAGTACACATAAACTTTCCTGCCACCACCATCAAGGGAACTACGCCTCCTCCTGAGCCTTGGGGAGGCAACTCAGGGCGAGCACTTGAACTCGGAGCCAGCCTCTCCAGGCTCCAGAATGCTGCTTCTTCAGGGAAGTGTTTCTTCAGCCCTGAACATCTTCCCACGCCAATGTACACCTGTTCTTCCTGTGGCTTCTAAACCCAGCGGCACCTGCCCACATCCAGCCGCTCCAGGCCAGGTGGCACCtcaagggcagcaaaatggttccCACAGAAGCAGAGTCAGGGATGGGGCCAGGCCGGATCTGGATTGGCAACTCCAACCGGTAGACTCTGCCAGAGGGCTTTGCTTGGGTCCAGGAGTGCCAGGAGAAGGTGGAAAGCTGAAGTGACAGCAATCCGGTGCAAGCCTTCGCCATGAGGCCTGCTGACTTGCCAAAAGAGAACCGGCTGGGCTTGCTCCTCCTTTCCCCATCACAGAGACGTAGTTTTTGTGATTGCGCAAAAAACGTAGGAGTGGAGCTTGCTGCGGCACGACTGCCTTTGATTTGCTACTaggcaggtgggggcaggatGGAAGGGATCTCTGGGACACTCACCTGTCgcagcaacagacaaagccaggaGGACCACAGCGGCAGAAACGGCGACCTGCATGGTCTTTGGGGGTACTGGAGCTCCTGGGGGAAGAAATCAATGAGAGAAATGGGGCTGACCTACAACAATAATACGTACTCAGGGGGACACGCACTTGTTCGCTTTCTACCTTTCATACAGCTGCTAAAGGCGCAGGAACCCTGCTAggaaaaaaaggtggcaaccctatCTTGGTGGCAAAggataaataaatgaaacattaAAAACTTTTGGGGGCTAACTTATTGCCAGCCAGGTGCCTTTTTCTACCCTTTACTCTCTTCTGCAGCCCCAGTCCTGCTTGTTTTCCCCATTTACGACCCCACTGATTCCCTTCTCCTTTGCCTCCCACTCTTAAGTGTACTGCATGAAAATCAAAAACCAAATAAAGCAAGAAAGGTCCTGCTCCCCTCACTTGAACTGCTGCACGACAGGCAGGCATTTAATTGGTGATGCTGTTCTTGGCACGGAGTCCGGAGAATTGTTTCATCACCGCGCATCGGGCACAGGAGTGAGCCCCAGCAAAATACTGGCTATCTTACCTGTGCTTGTCCTTTGAGACCCCTTCCCAGGAACTCGGTTACCTTGCCATGTCAATAAACCGATCTCCTCTTTGCCCACTCCCGTTGGCTTTCTGGCCAGGGGGGCAGAGCTGGAGCCTGGTGGCGCAGCTGGCAAAGACTCCTGCCTGAAGGgtcccagagctgctgccaggtcGATGAAGGCACCTTGACAAACTGATGACCCACCTGGGCAGGAGTCTGTCCCAGGTGGGCAGCCGGAGCCCAgcctctccccttcttcccccttcaCTTACCTGCAGCTGATGAGTCGGTACAGTCCCAGATCCTGTAACGGCAGCGTCTCCCTGGCTGCCTCTGCCTATAAACCTACTATCTGCCTCCGtcatccaccccctgccctccccacaaggGTGCAACCTGACCCTACAGATGCTcgttttccttctcctccctatAATTAGTAGTTTGCGCCATTCCCCCTCTGGGAAATCTGCAGCCAGAGATGCTTTAAGAAAAGAAGAAAGGCTTTTTGTGCAGCCAGTTTCCTTGCACTTTAAGGatacggggggggaggggggaggaaaggctTATTTTCCAGACTCAGCACTTTCTGAgcaagcaaaagggggggggggcaaaagaacAGGCCACACACCTTCTGCAGTCTCAATTTGACCCAAAGGCACTTGGTTGCAGTCAAGGCCACCCCAAGACTCTTCCCTgctgccctccttcccccagttgcatgccagcctctgcccttCCTTGGGCTTGAAAAGGAAGAGCGGAGCAAGGCAGTGCAGAGGAGGGGAGAAGGATGAGCTGGAGAGAAACCACCTCCCCGAGGCAACTGCTTCAACTGGCCTCATCGATGAACCGGTTTTGATTACAGTATTTGAGtttgggaggaagggggaaaggaaggggatCTTTCATAAAATCCACATTCCCCCATCTCCCCAGTTCCAAGTCAAATCATTCTCCCACTCTGGAACTTTTAAAAATGCTAgcaatttccttccttcccttccctccataGCCCTGATCCAAATCTCCACCCCCACAGCTGCTTTTGGAGAACAAAAATGACACCAAGGGTTCTAGGCATGGAATTCCCACATGTCATGTCAAGCCTGGTGGGTGTCTAAGCTAGTGACTAGCCCCACATCCGGTGGCTGTGAGTTCCACCGGTTACCTCTAGGGTATGTGAACCGTCCCATTTGTAGCCATCCCAAAACTCCTACCCATCCATTTCCTTTACAGTGACTCTAGTTGCTAACATCATGAGATAGTTTGAAAGCTCTTTCTGTTGACTGCTTGTTCCATATTTTGCCATCTCTGAACcaagttataagaacataagaacagccctgctggatcaggccaaaggcccatctagtccagcttcctgtatctcacagcggcccaccaaaagccccagggagcacccaagacaacaagagacctgcatcctggtgccctcccttgcatctggcatttagcccatttctaaaatcaggaggttgcacatacacgtcatggcttgtaacccgtaatggatttttcctcatgaaacttgtccaatccccttttaaatgcatctaggccagatgccatcaccacatgctgtggcaaggagttccacagaccaactacacgctgagtaaagaaatattttcttttgtctgccctaactcttccaatactcaattttagtggatgtcccctggtgtcctcgtttccccccccccccccagtcattctGTTACTGATCTAAAAATGATCAGGTTCTGCTGAAGTGATGATGCAATTTAATACATCTCTTGCTTTCAGGTAGCGATAAAGGGCAGAGATTTAATAAAGATTTACCTGTGATAAGGGCTGCAGGAGTCAGGAAATAATGAGATAAGAGGCAGGAATGTTatctggtgtggggaggaggggtgtaTAACCTTTGTTGTATGATGTCAAAATTGGTTTATCTCTTAAGAGAAACTCTCTTGAGTCAGACCTCTCAGGAGAGTTTACAGGTTTGCTTTCAAGAAGTTACCTGATCTGGGGCTGAGATTTGTAGTGGCAAAGATTGAAGTGTGGGAATCGATCATAATTCTCCCCCCCTTAAGACCAAAAAAATGTGTTGTCCAGCTGCATACTTctattcagtggcattgctggggggggggggtttgcaggctgCATTGGgtgatgtgcggggggggggggagatgaaaccactactggccaaaattgttaaaattgtgGATTTTAGGAGTAATACCCCCATGTTTGCATAGCCaacatgtttaaaaaaagaaaaagagctgcATATTGGCTCTTAGGTTGGCCTTGGGAAAGAGGATAGCCTAGACttgggatgtcaaacttgtttcatacagtgggctgaacctgctgagggccggagctgacatcattaagcaggaagtgatgtcattaagcagatgatggccagaaataagcactttgttctcactaagaatggttggcaaccttcagtctcgaaagactatggtataagcctacagcatcccaggtggtctcccatccaagtactaaccaggcctaaccctgcttagcttccaagatcagataagatcagggatgtgtagggtaacagttgtcaTTAGctaaaatgacagaagagaaaatgtgcaaatcttgctcacattttcaagatatgagacagcccagttatcaagctgggagagcccaattttaatgcgggggtgggggtggaattgcttccatgggccgcattggccctttgggccttatgtttgacacccgtggcTTAGACATTTATTCATGTCCCTAGGCAAGTTTCTCAATTTGCCTCCTGCTTGAACCTGACGCTTCTTAGCTAAAAACCTTTGGAAGAAGTTGGAATGGTCCTGAGCTCTCCTGCTGATGGCATCACGACTCCTGTTGCAGGAGAAGTCTCTGTGGGCTGCTCCCCACACTGTTCCCCATCAATTACACCCTGGTTGGTTGATGTTCCTTTATTGGAATTAATTGCCAGGATGGTGAGCTCTCTCTGGAATGTCTTTGGGGTGTGGAATGCCATCAAGGCCTAAGGAATCTGGTCTGTGCCTTAATCCAGCTTGATAGGAAAGAACAATGACCAGGTGAAGCTCATCAAGAAAAGCACAGTTGGGTGATAGTGACTAATCTGGGAATAATCAGTGCAAGGAcgcagggcaggcaagcagaccGCTCTGGGTTGCATCAGTTTCCTTGCAGCTGCAACTACAACAGGGTCTGCTCTGCTATCTCTCTCTTGTTTTGACATGAAACTGTATCAGTGGAGCTCTGCCTTTCCTCGTGCTACCAGATATATGTTCCTGATAAATGGGAACAATTCACTGAATGCCTTTGCAGCAAGGCCAGCTATACAAGGGTCACTAAAAGCACAATGGGCAGCAACCCCCCAACATTTTTCATGCCTGATTTTGGGgctaccaacaacaacaacaaaaatgaaaatcTCAGGCTGGGATTCTTCCAAATCTCTTTTCCTTGCAATTCCTGCTCccctccacccaccttccccccccagcaTAGTGGCATAGctcaagggggtgcaaagcactaagctttgcagggagcctcactgcagcatgcaaggggcctctccccctcccctttccaggcagggggagcaaaacagaggcatatgtctggctctgaaggggagggcgaggggccccttgcatgcggcggtgaggctccctgcaaaacttagtgctttgcacccccttgagctacgccactgcctttgTGCCCTCCCCGCTCCCTGCCAACACTGATGGGCAATATAAAGCCTGAGGGCCCTCCCAAAAGCTGAACCCAGTCCAGCAACAGGGGAAGGCAGATCTGCGTGCCCACGGATCTCTGAGGCCTTTCAGTCTGTGTGAAAAGCTCTCCCCTTCCTTGAAGTGCCCTGCCTTCTTGCACAGCTCCCTGGGACAGAATGGAAGCCCTTTTTCTGTCTCCCAACCATCTAGCTCCTTGGAACAAACAGTCCCACTTCACAAAGTGCCTCATTTTGACCTGGCAACCCCCATCATCCGGCCCtgatggggaaggaggaggctggaggttaTTTGCGTTCACCGAGAAGTGTTTGTTCAGAGATCTGAGCCTCCTTCGCTTGCCCCCCCTTCCCGTCACAAATACTGAACTGCAGTAACCCCCTCCTGGAACTTTTCAGAATGTGTTTTATCTTCAGATAAATATCCTCCCTTGAAAAATCCTTTTGTTTTTGCCATAAAAAGCAGCTGCTCCCCCATTCCCTTGTACTTTCTTTTGCACACGCACAAATGCTGGAATCTTGTATACACTCGTTTGTGTATACAAGGCTGAGACGGTCCATCTAGGAGGCGGACTGAGCTGGAAACCCCAGGCAACAGATTGGCAGAGGATAGGGGCTCCCCCATACACCACAATGCAATTAATCAGCATTTGTCATCAAGTGCGCTCTTGACAGGTTTCTGTCCCGGTTCCCCAATGACTGTTTCTGATACATGTTTCCAAACACCCATTTGTCTCATTCGCACATTCATTGCACACCTAAAACCTTAGACACACTCCAAACAAAAATCAAGGTGGGATTCAGTCCCTAGTCTCACGGCCTTCAGCAAGACTTGGGTCTGGTTCATACAAGCATCTTCACTCCTGGATGACCACAGTATTGTCTTTCACTCCATGCCTAGATAATTTCTAGAACCTGTGGCTTCAAGAAGGGACGGGTTGCTACTAGTTTAGAGGGTCTGAAAAGTTGATTAGACAAAGTCGGTGAgggcgaagaggaggaggagaagcaacagCACCTGTCAGTGGTGATTAACTATGGTAGCTTAGTGGAACCTCCAAGATCAagagcagtatacctctgaatccCAATGGGGGTAAATAGCAGAAGAAAATATTGTCTTGCTGCTCTCCTTGGGAGACAAATACTGGAAATCTTTCCAGTCGTCCAGGAAGGTGCATCGTCTTGCCTCGCAGCATCTTGAAATACTTTCCGATGAACTCTGTCCCCATGGCCAGGGGCCAGCCGTCAAGCAACTGCACGCATGGGAACATCAGGCCTTCATGCCACAGATCTATCAGCAAGCCGTCTCCAATGCAAGCATCCCAGCTATGGTTTAGAAACATCTCAGTGCCTGGAAGTGCAGCACAAGCCACTACATGTTTActtggcagtgagttccactaGGGTCAATGGGTCTTCTTCTTGGCCatgtcagtgtgcataggatggggaCCTAAACAATGGTGACTTGTTGAAACATGGACATGCTGAGGGTATAAACAGTGATTTGTTTTGCCCTATATGcagcatgtgcgtgtgtgtgtgtgtgtgtgtgtgtgtcttctgtccgcccccccccccaggcaacacacacacaaaccccagctGACTCCCAGATCAGACAATCCCAAGCAAGACAAAGTCTCCTTTGGTAAATGCAGCCTCATCACTTTCCACGGAAGCAAGCCGAAAGCAGCCTCAGCTTGCAGTGAACGAGTAAGCAGCAAGGCCCAGGACAACCTCCAAGTTCTGCTTTGGACACAGAGCAAAGTGCAAAGAGCTGAATGCACATTGATGTTATGGGGTGCAAGCAGCGCATAATGTCACAGCTCCCAGGGACAAGCTGCCTGTGTGTGCATCCAGCTGCCCTGCCTTCTAGTTTTGCTCAGCCTGCCCTTGCACCTTGAACGCATTCTACATATTTAGCGAGGGAGGAAGTTTTATCCCAGCCTTTCGTCTCCATGCCAGGATAAGTTCCACCTGCAAAATGGTGTCAGGTGCTTGTCACCAACAGAGCCAATAAACACAAGAACCGGCAATGATGCATGGGGACGCGTGGGATTCGGGAAAGATGGGACTTTGCTGGGGTGATGTCACAGTCAAGTGTTGAaccagggagccccccccccccgaaccaggCCTGCCCGCTGATGAGGCCTCCTGACATGACGCCTCAAGTAGTGTTCCTGGCCAGTTTGCTGAATAAGGAGTTTGTAAGCTCATTGGATCAGATGCATGTCTCAAACGGAAGTCTGTGCAGCAAGGCAAACTGTCCTTCAGAGACAACTATGTGTGCAGGCTGGGACCGTACGGTCTGTGACCCCAGATGCAGCCCTCACCCACCCCAGCTGTTCATGGCAGCCCACCGGGGAAGCAAGGAGTTCTTTGTTTTTGCTGCTTCCCACGACAGAGCAGACAGCAACACAACTTGTGTGAAAAGAGCCAGCTTTCGTGTTGCAGCTTGTTGTTCAGGCTGAGCTGCCTGGGAGGGCTTGCTCAAAAGGACTTGTTTTTCAGGTCCTGTCCAGCAAGAGAAAGAAATGTGcatttggaagaagaagaagaagaaaaaaaacaatcacCACCCTGAGATGCTTACCAAACACATTCAAGATGAGGCCAGCTGTTGCTCTGGCCTTCTCAAAGCAAACGCTGCCTTCTAAggccataagaacacaagaagagccctgctggatcaggccaaaggcctatctagtccagcttcctgtatctcacagtggcccaccaaatgccccagggaacacacaaaacagacacaacctgcatcccggtgccctcccctgcttctggcaatcagaggcagcctgcctctaaaaccaagagcttgcacatacctactatgacttgtaaccctgcTCCTGCCTGGCCCTGAATGCTGTTCCACAGGGTCCCAACATACCTTTGAAACCCATGCACCAGCACATTAGGCCCTCTGAGACGTCCAGCATCGACTCCAGCATGTTTAGCAGACAGTGTGGACATGTCTTGTTTGCACATGGGCCATCCACTCTAGaagaaaggtgcctgaggggggacatgattgagacatacaaaattacgcaggggatgggtAGTGTGATGTCCTttgccctctcacacaacaccagaaccaggggtcatccactacagttgagtgttgggagagttagagcagacaaaagaaaatgcttctttaccagcatgtaattaatctgagGAACTCCTGgctgcaggatgcggtggtgATGTCTGAACCAGATGCCcttcaaagggaattggacagaattctggaagaaaaatctgtcacaggtttcaagccctggtgggtatgtgcaacctcctggttttggaagtaggctacctcagaaggccaggtgtaagggagtggcagcaggatggaGGAATCTGGTTATCTTGGGTGCTCACCAAgctatctggtgggccactgcgagatacaggaagctggactagatgggccttggcctgttccagcagggttcttatgtttTGTAGAGACTGTTGAGTGAACGCAGGTGGTGTGACAGTATGATTATAGGGTAGTTGTGGGGATTTGTTCTCACCTATGCATTTACATATCACCCTACTGGAATGCCCCAGGCTCCACCTCCTGGCCCCATCCATCTATCACAGCTGGCAACATATCACAGCTGGCAACCTGAGCTGTGGCTGAAACTCAAATATCCCAGACTTCTTCCTGTTTAAGAAGAGAGCCGACTAcgacatctttttaaaaaaccctcctgtTTTCATTCAGTCCGAGGCGCCAGCTCTCTGGAGTCTTTGCTGATCTAGCAGAAAACTCAGGACCTCTCAGGGAAGTGAAGCTACCAGCCTGTCTGGATTCAACCCAGCTGAGATCTACCCCACCCCATAGCCTTTTAATCGCAATTGGTATTGGATTTTAACTGCTCTGAGTTGCTTTGGGGACCAAGACATCAGGTGCAGGATTACAGAATAGATTCTTTTATATTAGGAGTGCATCTGTCACATTTCAAGCAAAAATGTGGCATGGCCATTAAGAAAACCGTTcccagtgtgtgtgcatgtagacagcaaaaaaaaagaagctgtTTAAAATGTAATCAGTAAAATAGAAACCGACTCCTGAACCTGGCTAGCAAGAAGCAGTACTAGGGAGTTGTAAGTGCATGCTGTTGATTTTGGGAGGACTGATGCCCTTGAACCATTAGCCCCATCTGCTGAGCGTGAAACTGAGTACCATGAAAGAGAAAGAACTTTATCTCTGAAATACACTTTATTCGGTTACAGCTTGACACAGAAGCCAAGAGTTCATAAAGCCAAGAACTCGCGGCAAACAGGAACTACACGAGTGCCTGGGGTGTAAAGAGTTAAAATCGGGTGTGCAGCAAGCCTTTATGAGGTCTTTcttgtcagtggttctcagaggCAGTGACTACTTATGCAGGGCATGGgggggcagcaccagcaggaagggtGCAGGAGATTAAAGGGCCAGAATAAGAACATCCTGACCAAGTAGGCTTGGAAGGGAATTGGGGCCTTGCAGTGCAGCGCGATGTTAGTACGTGGCGGTGATTGTCAGTGCTTGGTCCACCAAGGAGCCTCAGATCTGAACCAGATCTTGGCTGAAAAGGACACCGGAAGCTACGGGGTTGTCCTCTTAGGGTGCCAGTCAGGCCTTATGACTGGGCATTCTCGAACCTCTCTGCCAGGGCTTGGAACTGGGAGGTGACTTCCTGCAGGAAGGGGGCAAACCACTCGCGTATCCTCTCGGTGGCCTGGTCAATGGAGACCTTGATTTCCTCGGCCTTGTCGCGGAACTGGTTGTGGAGCTCCTGAGCGCGAGcgctgagctgctgctggaccATTTTCCCttggtctcccatagcctgctgcAGGGCCTGGAGTCGCTCTTGTCCCTTCTCGTGCATGCTGGAGAGGTAGGGCCGTAGATTCTGGCGCATGGAGTTCACCTTGTCATCCGTGTTGGTCCGCACCTCCCTGGCGTAGGTTGTGAACTTGACCCGCAGCTCCTCAGCGTCCTTGTTCAGGCGCTTCTTCAGCTTGCGCATGAATAGGGTGGCCTGGGATCGGAGGTTGTCCACGTTTTGGTTGACCATCAAGCGGGCGTCGTTGGTATATTGCACAAGCTTGGACTTGATCTCCTCCATATCAGCCTTCAGTTTATCTGACAGGGATGAGACTTCAGTAGTCAGGCGTTGCTGCACATCCTGGGCATAGGGGCCGATCTTGGTGCGCAGGTCATTGGTGTACTGATCCACCTCTGCCATGGTGTCTGTGATGAGGCCGctgtggaggagaagaggcagtggggaggggggcggaagTGAAGTCAGAATTATTTCACCATGATCAActagcccccccccatctctaaCTGTTGTAAGCCTCATATCTCCTGAGACTGTGTGCTCATGAAGGACGTCAGCTCAAGAGTTCAAGTTTTGAACAGCGTGAGAATTAACTGTGGGAGGGCAACCTCCACTGCTCCCCCTCATTCAGACTGTAGCGCACACTGCTGGTGCACTGACCCATCTCTGCTGGTTGATCTAGGAGGGCAGGAGATGGTGGCGTGATGTGACAACAGGAGTTTTCCAACTATACAACAGGGTGTAACaatatcaatttttaaaatgtgactttCAAAACCATTGCACTCAGTCCAAGCGCGGAA
This sequence is a window from Tiliqua scincoides isolate rTilSci1 chromosome 10, rTilSci1.hap2, whole genome shotgun sequence. Protein-coding genes within it:
- the APOE gene encoding apolipoprotein E is translated as MKSFALFFAVVLLGGSWANPLVQEESKSKWEEGVQLFWDYASRVGEAADEVTTQIKSSQLSRELDGLITDTMAEVDQYTNDLRTKIGPYAQDVQQRLTTEVSSLSDKLKADMEEIKSKLVQYTNDARLMVNQNVDNLRSQATLFMRKLKKRLNKDAEELRVKFTTYAREVRTNTDDKVNSMRQNLRPYLSSMHEKGQERLQALQQAMGDQGKMVQQQLSARAQELHNQFRDKAEEIKVSIDQATERIREWFAPFLQEVTSQFQALAERFENAQS
- the APOC1 gene encoding apolipoprotein C-I, giving the protein MQVAVSAAVVLLALSVAATDPAETETESPLSQKFEQFQQDVQTFVSRVEEKAKTAYHDFQNSEFRNRTSNWFSDTFQKLKAKWKEVFSNQGSD